ATGGGTCCTCCGTACCTCTCACCAGGTGCACCATGTGGCTGTGTCTTTGTACTGGGGGTGCGACTTGCGTCACCTGGGGTGGTGTCTCCAGCTTTCTCGACTGTGAAGATATTTTCCCCCAAACGAGCAAGATGTAAAGGGGCTGATGACATTTGGGAACAGGACGGGCGGCGGGAGCCGCTCACTCTCCCCGattccctcttttctctctttcgcCAGCTCTCTCATCTCTGTTGCCTTGGCCTTCTGGCTTCATGTCTCTGTCTTTCTGAAGAATTGCCTTTCTCAGTTTCTCCACGCACTTTATGAAAGATTGTTGCTCCAGGGTGGCAGCCTCAGACCCCGGGCTTACGTGTCCCAGTGAGTCTAGAACCTGCCACCAAGTCACTGCTATTCCTGAGATCCCTTCCCAGATGCCCGGGGAGGAAGCACGTGACAGGCCAGCCTGAGTCCTGGTTCTGCGGCTCTGGTCAGGGGAGTGTGGTCACACTGCTGCCCGGACACTTCCTACGTGTGAGATGGGACAGTCATCAGACATGGGGACAACACAGGCCAGTGGACAGCTTCCCAGAGTGTCTAGTGCATGTACCTCTCcctctgttccttccttcctcccttcctcccttccttcttcccttcctccctccctccctccccccttcctccctccttcccttccttccccccttcctgaTGCAACAGATCCATTCCTGACAACCTTTGTCAGCTGAGTCTGCCGGTGTCCTCACTAGGGACATCACTGTTCCACGGCCACATCTGTACATAAAGTGAGGAATCAGGCTGTCGCAGGAATAATCACCCTCTACATGTCCAATATGCTTGTTTAGCTGCACGTGTGAGGCGTCTTGTGGTGGACATACGTGAGGTTGGATTCAGATACCTGTCTAGTCCCCCGTGACTCAAAAAGTGTGACCTGGAGACCAGAGCCATGGGCATCGAGTGAGAGCCACTTAGAAATGCAgaccccgggcttccctggtggttcagtggttaagaatccgcctgccgatgcaggggatacgggttcgagccctggtccgggaagatcccacatgctgcagagcaactaagcccgtgtgccacaactactgagcctgtatggcacaactactgagcccgtgagccacaactactgaggcccaggcgcctagaacctgtgctccgcaagaagagaagccaccgcaccgcaaggaagagtagtccccgcttgccgcaattagagaaagcccccacgcagcaacaaagacccaacgcagccaaaaaaaaaaaaaaaaaaaaagaagtaactatcctttaagaaaaaaaaaaagaaaagaaatgcagccCCTCCGGCCCCACTGgacctgctgagtcagaatctgAGCTTAACAGTATCCTTGGGGGGTTCAGATGCACCATGAAGTTTGAGAAGCTCTCTTCCAGGAGAAGTGGGTTTGGTTTGCTTGTTCTATTTTGCTTTTGAGAACCGGCCATGCCTGTTAGATCTCTTCTCTTTGGGAAAATGAGGTTGTGCTAAGCTTGTAAATCAGTACGCTGCAGCCCTTTAGCGGTTGTCACAGCTCTTACTGTGACTACGAGGCCacctctttttattttcccaccTTAATTTTGATTTGTCCTGCATTAATATGTAAATGTGTTTCCctgaagttattttatttatacacatgTGCGAgtgtgcacaaacacacacacaccctttagcTACCAATGTAACTCTACTGATCAGAAATCAGGAGAAAATTAAAGTGCCATAGTGATTGAATAAGATCAAGGAAACTTCCTCCCTTAATTATTTCAGTAAAAATAGCATCTTACCTATTTAGTACATGTTCTTCTTTTTACTAATTTTTCAGCTGTCAGATTTATGCTAACTCAGTAAATTATGAAGAATGTACGTTGTCtgagttgtccattttattccatAGACGGCAGTTTTCGTTTCAGTTTCTGGGGTTGTCATCTTCCCACTGCCTTTGCGGGGTGGAGGCTCCGCTAGGGCAGATCTCCGAGGGTGCTGATGCCAGCTTAAGGAGAAGGGCTTCACATCCCTCTGTGGCTTAAGGATTCCCTGctgacagagaaacagagaaacaaaccCACAGAACAAATAAAACTGGATATGCCGCGTCCAGGGTCTCCCTGCTGGGTCTGTGTCTTAAGGGAGAGGGCGGGCTGGGTTTCCTTACAGCTGTGTCTTTGCCCACAGACGGCGGCCCTAGAACAAGCCATCAAAGATGCCCACGAGTGTTACGATGAAGAGATTCAGCTCTACAACGAGCAGATTGACACCCTGCGGAAGGAGATTGAGGAGGCCGAGAGGAGCCTGGAGAGGTCGTCCTACGACTGCCGGCAGCTGGTGGTCGCCCAGCAGACCCTGCGGAACGAGCTGGACCGGTATCACCGGATCATCGAGAACGAAGGCAACAGGTGGGGTCAGGGGTGGGCAGAGCCCGCGGGCACAGCGCCGACCTCTCTGGCTGGCCACTTACTTGTTCCACAGATCTTTGCTGACTGTTTCCTGTGTTCCTGTTCTAGGCAGTGGGGATGTGGCCAGGAAGGGAACCCCCAAATCCGTGACCTCACAGAACTTGAATATTAGTCCGGGAGACAGGATGAGTGGGTCTGTAGCAGAGGGTGTGTGGCCTGTGACCTGTGCCCTGGAGTGAATtgcagcagggagaggggagaggaggcggGGGTGATGGGGGAAGTGTTTGAATGTCAAGCAGGGGGTCAGAAAGCACCCACAGAGAAGGCTCCCTTCAGCTCACAGGCCTCTGGGGACATGAGTGTCTTAACACAGAGGACGATCAGGCGTGGTTCTTGAGATGCTGCAGGTGAGGGGCCTGCACGGTACCTGGAGCTCAACCAGTGCTCAGTGTCGGTGTTATTACTGCTGCTGCCATCGTGGCTCTGACCACCTGGTTGGGTCAGTAACGTGGCTGTCGACAGGCCGTCTGGTCTCCTCCACGTAATGGAACTTTGACTTGAACTCCACTGGGAAGTagatctctgtctccatctcatCATCATTCACAGCTGCACCTGCATCGTCTACTGTCCATTTTCTAGATGTATTAATACAtctatattgggacttccctggtggcacagtggttaagaatccacatgccaaagcaggggacatgggttcgatccctggtccgggaagatccgacacgccacagagcaactaagcccatgcaccacaactactgagcacgcgctctacagcccgtgagccacaactactgagcccgtgtgccacaactactgaagcccgtgtgcctagagcctgtgctccacaacaggcgaagccaccgcaatgagaagcccacgcaccacaacaaagagtagcacccgctcgccacaactagagaaagcctgtgcacagcaacaaagacccaacacagccaataaataaataaatgtatttaaaaaaatacatctatatcaCCTATGTCTACACCTATACCTACACGTACGTCTGCATCTATGTCCTCATcatctgtatgtgtgtacatCTACACTGCATCTACATTATCTACCTCATCTGTAGCTACACCTACAGCATCTTCATCTACACCTACACCTACACCTACCTCTACATCACCTACATTTATATCTACATCACCTACACCTACATCTACATTATCTGTATCCACAGCTACATCATTTACATCTGTGTcacctacacatacacatatctacATTATCTATAGCTACACCTACATCTTTATCACCTAAATCTACACCTACACCTATACGTCATCTATACCTAAGTCACCTGTATCTACATCATCACGTACATGCACATCTACAGCGATGTCTCCATTATTTATAGCCACACCTGCACCTACATCTATGGCTACATCAATGTCTGTATCTGTAGGTATTCAGAGAATGGACTGAGGCCAGCCCCCTCCTATACGGACTCTGATTCTCTATTAAGTTGAGGTTCTTCAATTCAGTCCTGCTGATTTTGGGGGGTTTAGATTGAGTTAAAAGAGAAGCACCCAGACACAGGAGCACTTCCTTCCCTCTCGCTGGGGCCCTGTCTTGGCTGTGAGTGCTCTAATGTGTGGGAGGAAAAGCAagactttcttttgttttctctagtTCTGGTCAACGTATTGTGCTGAACTCTATATTTATGTCACAGTGAATGCTTcatgcacacatatacaaaaataagtctTGAACGGGTATTTAAACGtccttgtgaaaatttttgttttggagGCAGGGCTTCATCAAAAGGTAACTGGATACCCCTTTTGTTGGTTTATATATAACTcttaattttgatataatttcaaattgATAGAAATGTTGCAGGCACAGAACAAGGAAATTCCGAATCCTCTTAGATTCACCAGCTATTTATGTTTTGTCTCAATTGCTTTATCTTTCCGCTGTCTCTGATTAtatataactatttttttaaaaaaccagttgGATATACTATACCCTGGTTGCCCTAAATACTTCAGCCTGGGCTGGCCaatctcttatttaaaaaatactccagaacaaaagaattacaattttttttataaGTGTGTTTCACAGCTTTGACTTGAGCTCAAAGAGATGATTATTCCTTTCCGTTGTCCTCCAGTGTGTAGATGTGTTTGTGGTTCATGAGCAGTTGGATCTGGAGAAagcctttttcatttttgctggACATTAGAGCATCCCTCttgcctgccccccccccccccatctgttTGGCTCAGTGAATTAAAGCTGGAGACCACCCTCTTTCTGGTTCTTTTTGCCAGGCTGAGCTCCGCCTTCACTGAAACTCCGATCACCCTGTACACCGTGAGCCACGGAGCCTCCTTCAGCCCTCGACACGGTGGGAAAGGTGAGTCCCCAACCCTGGCTTCTGTGACTTTCTGtcctgggaaaaagaaaaaatcaagcgGCTTTCTCCCTAAACTTAGCATTCATACTCCCCGTCCGTCTGGAAACTCAGTGCTTTTATGTGAggttccttctctccctcactgATGTCCTCCAACAGGTGCTGAGTGACTGAGTCAAAAAGTTTACAAGGAGAAAATCAGATGGGGGTTAGGCCACCTCAGGAAGGCCGTCCGTGAACACGAGGCATTTAACTGGGGAGAAAAAATGCAGCTCAACATTTACTTTGGCAAGAAGTGAATACTGAATTGTATGTCTTCAtcgccccgcccccgccagtGAAATGAACTCTTTTATGCAGAGGTGCTTGATCTAGTGTCAGGAgcagagtagatgctcaatttTTGCTCAGTTCTCTCTCCCAttcaaaactgagcagaaatagCTTGGTGGGCAAGCGCAGCTTCTGCCTTCAACGTTTGGTCCTTTGGGGATGGTTTCACGCGCCTGTGAGATGTCAGCTCACAGCTCAGTCTCCCCAGTCCTGAAGGaacagaacagtgcctgggagaAGAGAAGCCTGTGCTTATAGTGCCTTCAAATCCAGGGGTCTCAGAAAGCTCAGAGGGCTTTGCAGAGATGTGGTCCCAGAGTCAGAACGTTGCTGCCAGGGGTCCCCAGACACCCAGGGCCAGCTCCAGGGGCGGGTGGCTGTGTTCAGGGTGCTGGGCTTGATGCTGTGCGGTCGCGGTCTGGACGTTCTTCACAGTTTTGATTAGCGGGCCCTGAAATTCGGCAGCTGGTCCTGCCAGTAAGCCCTTCTCCACACCTGCTCCCAGCCACCTGCTTTGTCGTGTCCCCCCTGCGTCCCCCCCCCCATCATGGCTTCACGGCCTGCTCACTCTGCTGTGTCGCTGAGGGTCAGCCCCACGGGAGGCCCTTGCTCTGTGCAACTGAGTCCTCTGATTAacgaagggagggaggggctggagaagaCTTCGggatgaaaaagttaaaaaaaaatcactgtgagCAAAGCTGGAAAGCCTCCTGGATGAGGCAGGGTGAGATTTTGTGTTAAACTTTCAGTTCTTCCTCTTCGCTGATCTGAGGAAATGCATATGGCCTCGGGCACGGGGGATTCCTGTTCTGAGTCTGAGAGCATCACTGCCTCTTGTTGCCCAGGAGGAAGGGGTGCTGAGCAAGGGGTGGCTGTGTTCACCTGGCCTGGGCTGCGAGCGGGACAAGGGAGCTACTCCCCATGGCCGAGGCCATTCCGAGCCCGTCAGAGGCCCAGGCAGCTGTGCGTTGCTCCTTCGGGGAAGCCTGAGGCGAGGGTGCCCTGTGGACTGGGTTTCCGCTGTCTGCTCTGTGGATCCCAGTGTCCCCTGTGAACtcggggggcagggggctgggtggGCACTGAAGCCCTGCTCCCACAGAGTGTTACTGCAGGAGGATCGCGGATCTCAGTCCGTTGTACCCGGTGTGATGGGAACTGTTGgcgcctccctcccctctgcaaGCCCAGAGGGGCCGAGTgacttgtccagagtcacacagtgGCCAGCAGAGCTGGGTCCTCAATGTGGGCCGTGGATGCTTCAGACCCAGGGATCTTTCCCTGTTGCTTTTGATCATACGTAGGAAACCCCACCCCAGCGCTAGGCAGGGGGCTCCAAGATAATTAGTGtatttttcaacaaatacattttcttcctctttcattgGTGATGATACTTGCctcattgtcctttttttttttttttttcctaaaagatcTCACCAGGGCTGTGCAGGATATAACAATAGCAAAACCAAGACAAAAAGGCCTCCCCAAGAACGTTCCAAGGAAAAAGGAGATTATAGCGAAAGACAAAGCAGATGAAAGTCTGGAAGAGGCACCACTGAGAGGTCCTGAAGACCCGAAGCCAGGGCAGATGGTACTTAAAGAAGAGGGTGAATCTAAGCTTGAATCAGGGGATGGAGAAGCAAGTCCCCCGACCGTGGACGGGGCTCCGGAGGATGTCCCAGACGGAGGGAAGATAAGCAAAGCCTTTGAAAAACTAGGCAAGAAGGTCAAGGAGAGGGTGAAAGGCCCCAAAGAACCCGAGCCCCCCGCTGACCTGTACACCAAGGGGCGGTATGTGCTGGTCTCCGGAGATGCCAATTTCGTGGACCCAGGCTTCTGTTCCTTGTCCGTCCCCGCCAAAGGGGGtgtggtggttaccaagggggacgACTCTGTGCGTCCTGACAGCCACGTGGAGCCCTCTCCCCAGCAGCCGGAGCCCCCTCTGGAGGACGGAGAGGGGCCTCCCCAGGGGACAGAAGATGGTCTGGAGGACGGAGAGGGGCCTCCCCAGGGGACAGAAGATGGTCTGGAGGACGGAGAGGGGCCTCCCGAGGGAAAAGAAGATGGACACCCCCCTACCCCGCCCACTGCAGACAAGGGGGATGAGATGAATGCCGAAGAACTGAAGGGCCCCCAGGGGAAACAGGAtggccagaaggaggaggagggggccggAGAGCCCTGTCCCGCAGTCACGCCTGGTCCAGAGGGGCCGTCTACACCCCAGTCTCAAGAGCCTCAGGTCACTCAGGGTGAGTCCGACGGGCCTGGAGCTCGGAGAAGCAGCCTGCCGGCGAGAAGCCCTCCCAGGACGCTGGCCTATGAGAAGGTGGAGGTAATGGAATCCGTTGAGAAGTTTTCCACCGACAGCATCCAGACATACGAAGAGACTGCTGTGATCATGGAGACCGTGATCGAGAAGACGAAGGCAGACAAGAAGAAGCTGGAGGAGAAGTGCTCTTCCAATGCCTAGGCTCGAGGGGAGAAAGTGCCTTTGGGCCACTGTTGGGAAGTGCTTGGATATTTTAGGACGAACCATACAAGACTGAGGGTTCTTGTTTGGATTAGACCATAGTTGACCTGTCTGGCTTGCCAGTGAAGCCTTCATTAAAGCGTTTTCTTTGCTTGCACATCCTTTGTCTAATTAACAGGGGCTTTGGGCTTCGAGGTGGGTTAGCCTCGCTCAGGACAGGGGTGCTCTGTTAACAGCCACCAAGCCGTGCTCGTTTAGGAAAGAGACGAGCCCTTCGTATGGGTCATTGAGAGACTCGTTAGAGGCTCAGAGTCTGGATTTCACACAGAAACGTGTTAGATGATGGATTGGCTGGTTTTCTCTGCATTTCAAGGACAAACATTTGATCACATGAGGAGTGTTTTGTTAGAAGTAAAACAATTAAAGGTGTCTGTCTTGGTTTGGGTTCCCCCAGAAGCTGATCTCGCAGCAAGGATTTGATGTAGTTTCTGGGGGATGTGGTCTCAGGAAGTGTCAGGAGGGCAGGGAGACGGCGGTAGGGAGATGGGCTACCAGATGGGTCAGTCCTGTGGGCGGCTGGCGCTTGGCCCCCACCCCCGGGGGTTCTGGGAGATGGGGTAGAACATGCGCCCCAGAGTTACCCTGCCCGAGGGTGAGGGAGCTGATGTATTGACCCACCAACGCCGGTCAGTCAGAAGGGAGGGCTGCTTCCAGGGCGTTGACTTTGGGGACCAGGAAAGCCCTCAGCCGAGAAGTACAGGTGCAGGCGTTTGGACGTCAGGCATGGAAATACATGGAAATGGTAAGGGTCATGGGATGTAAGTGGGGGACCAGTGCCACCTGTCACAGAGTATGTGCTGAATGTCCTTTTGTCTGAGTCACTTAGAATTTGTCACTCAGAGATTGCAATCCTGGGTCCGGTTACAGAAAGCAAAATCAAATGTCATCACGTAGTTCCTCGTTTAGCGGTTAATTAACTAgtccaacatttattgaacatattCTGTGTGCCAGACAGTGTGGCATGCTGGTAAGGGGAGAGTTTTCAAGTTTATTAATGATCTCAGTTACCGTAATATACTATACCATACTACACATTTGTGCATGTTCtcctgtgcacacacatgcagtcAGGTATTTACAGTGTCACATCCTAGGAAATAGTAATTACTTGAAGCCAGAATCTTTACAAAAATTTTTATGTTGCCTGTAGATATCTCTTTTTTCTACTAACagtccaaaaataatttttttacttaCCCAATTAAGAAATTACTCCTTCCCCAGGTAGATGCTCCAAAATACATTAAACGCAGTGAATAAATGTGCTGAAATGGATTATTGCATTTGCCTAAACAAAAGTACCtggcgagggcttccctggtggcgcagtggttgagagtctgcctgccaatgcaggagatacgggtttcgagccctggtctgggaagataccacgtgccgcggagcaactaggcccgtgagccacaactactgagcctgcgcgtctggagcctatgctccgcaacgagagaggccgcgatagtgagaggcccgcgcaccgcgatgaagagtggcccccgcttgccgcaactagagaaagccctcgcacagaaacgaagacccaacacagtcaaaaataaataaattaatttaaaaaaaaaattaaaaaaaaaaaaaaaagtacctggcGAGACAGCTACACGTTATTAGAGAAAATTGATGGTGTCATAAATTACATCCTATTATTTCTTTgttagaaataatacaaagaatacTAAATGGAgtctcctttcctttctgcttagagctttaaaaaaatctttctctgaaTTCATTTGAGGTTTCGATCTCAAGAAAGAAATATGCCTTTGTTGTTCTTTCCAAAAGATGAGTGGAGAATCGGATCCATGGCACAGTTTTGAGGTACATATCATTTAAAAGCTTAAGAGAGAATAATGGAAACCATTAGTGGAGCACAGAATGTGCTAGGAATTTGGACCAGTGTGTATATTATAGTCAATAACAGCCATTGCAaaccttttcttttccccattaagactttttatttttttggaccaTGTGTTCCGTTAATATTCCTGTTTTAAAAGGCGGGGGTTATCTTTTTGGAAAGAAaggtcatttttatattttattcaatcaATGATCAAGAATGGATTGGGGGCCTGTTCTGTGCCACGCGTGGCTCTGGGGAGACAGCAGGGAACACCGGACGTGCTTCTGCTCTCAAAGTCATGACTTTCTGGCAGGAGAGGAAGGAATTGCACAAGCAGGCAGATAAGTAAATAGGAGAAAACCACCTAGAGACAATACTACAGAGAGATGTGCTGGAGTGCCAGGGGTCTCCTTTGAGTTGGATGGTCAAGTGAAGACCCCATGGATGAGGTGATGTGTGATCTGATGACAAGATGGGCCCATCACGTGCAGATCGGAGAGAAGAGCATTCCCGGCAGCAGGAACtgccagtgcaaaggtcctggggcag
This DNA window, taken from Balaenoptera ricei isolate mBalRic1 chromosome 15, mBalRic1.hap2, whole genome shotgun sequence, encodes the following:
- the BFSP1 gene encoding filensin isoform X1; amino-acid sequence: MLKRLNKEADEALLSNLRLQIEAQFLQDDISAAKDRYKKNLLEIQTYVSILQQIIQTTPQAAAITSGMREAKLLTEREVAALQSQLEDGQEVLCLLQAQRAELQAQTAALEQAIKDAHECYDEEIQLYNEQIDTLRKEIEEAERSLERSSYDCRQLVVAQQTLRNELDRYHRIIENEGNRLSSAFTETPITLYTVSHGASFSPRHGGKDLTRAVQDITIAKPRQKGLPKNVPRKKEIIAKDKADESLEEAPLRGPEDPKPGQMVLKEEGESKLESGDGEASPPTVDGAPEDVPDGGKISKAFEKLGKKVKERVKGPKEPEPPADLYTKGRYVLVSGDANFVDPGFCSLSVPAKGGVVVTKGDDSVRPDSHVEPSPQQPEPPLEDGEGPPQGTEDGLEDGEGPPQGTEDGLEDGEGPPEGKEDGHPPTPPTADKGDEMNAEELKGPQGKQDGQKEEEGAGEPCPAVTPGPEGPSTPQSQEPQVTQGESDGPGARRSSLPARSPPRTLAYEKVEVMESVEKFSTDSIQTYEETAVIMETVIEKTKADKKKLEEKCSSNA
- the BFSP1 gene encoding filensin isoform X3, which translates into the protein MLKRLNKEADEALLSNLRLQIEAQFLQDDISAAKDRYKKNLLEIQTYVSILQQIIQTTPQAAAITSGMRETAALEQAIKDAHECYDEEIQLYNEQIDTLRKEIEEAERSLERSSYDCRQLVVAQQTLRNELDRYHRIIENEGNRLSSAFTETPITLYTVSHGASFSPRHGGKDLTRAVQDITIAKPRQKGLPKNVPRKKEIIAKDKADESLEEAPLRGPEDPKPGQMVLKEEGESKLESGDGEASPPTVDGAPEDVPDGGKISKAFEKLGKKVKERVKGPKEPEPPADLYTKGRYVLVSGDANFVDPGFCSLSVPAKGGVVVTKGDDSVRPDSHVEPSPQQPEPPLEDGEGPPQGTEDGLEDGEGPPQGTEDGLEDGEGPPEGKEDGHPPTPPTADKGDEMNAEELKGPQGKQDGQKEEEGAGEPCPAVTPGPEGPSTPQSQEPQVTQGESDGPGARRSSLPARSPPRTLAYEKVEVMESVEKFSTDSIQTYEETAVIMETVIEKTKADKKKLEEKCSSNA
- the BFSP1 gene encoding filensin isoform X2, with amino-acid sequence MGGPREADEALLSNLRLQIEAQFLQDDISAAKDRYKKNLLEIQTYVSILQQIIQTTPQAAAITSGMREAKLLTEREVAALQSQLEDGQEVLCLLQAQRAELQAQTAALEQAIKDAHECYDEEIQLYNEQIDTLRKEIEEAERSLERSSYDCRQLVVAQQTLRNELDRYHRIIENEGNRLSSAFTETPITLYTVSHGASFSPRHGGKDLTRAVQDITIAKPRQKGLPKNVPRKKEIIAKDKADESLEEAPLRGPEDPKPGQMVLKEEGESKLESGDGEASPPTVDGAPEDVPDGGKISKAFEKLGKKVKERVKGPKEPEPPADLYTKGRYVLVSGDANFVDPGFCSLSVPAKGGVVVTKGDDSVRPDSHVEPSPQQPEPPLEDGEGPPQGTEDGLEDGEGPPQGTEDGLEDGEGPPEGKEDGHPPTPPTADKGDEMNAEELKGPQGKQDGQKEEEGAGEPCPAVTPGPEGPSTPQSQEPQVTQGESDGPGARRSSLPARSPPRTLAYEKVEVMESVEKFSTDSIQTYEETAVIMETVIEKTKADKKKLEEKCSSNA